A stretch of the Desulfovibrio sp. Huiquan2017 genome encodes the following:
- a CDS encoding DNA methyltransferase, which yields MIDLRKQDHLGVTSSSEDGDIHNDDAFLFLENCPSHRYEAIITDPPFEIGIAGKDWDCKKLRIDVLAYQFHRVLKPGGNVFVFCSDFQFGDWYRELSRYFTKLRKYAWCKPDSRGTNKGMFQESFELGLHVCSENSYFDKEGRYKNYVVAGKTSGNERMMPDPDEEWSTKKGEKTLHPTQKKLSVIETLVTALSKEGDTILDPFAGTGTLGVAAKNLGRKFEMVEYGFRNHIAAWDRILGEE from the coding sequence GTGATTGATTTACGGAAACAAGACCATCTGGGGGTAACCTCGTCGTCCGAAGACGGCGACATCCACAACGATGATGCGTTCCTTTTTTTGGAGAATTGTCCTTCCCACCGGTACGAGGCCATAATCACCGACCCGCCTTTCGAGATCGGTATCGCCGGCAAGGATTGGGATTGCAAAAAGCTTCGGATCGACGTTCTAGCCTACCAATTCCATCGCGTTCTGAAACCTGGCGGCAATGTCTTTGTGTTCTGCTCGGATTTCCAATTCGGCGATTGGTATCGAGAGCTTTCCCGCTATTTTACCAAGTTGCGCAAATATGCCTGGTGCAAACCGGATTCACGAGGCACCAACAAGGGGATGTTTCAGGAGAGCTTCGAACTCGGGCTGCATGTGTGCTCAGAAAATTCATATTTCGACAAGGAAGGCCGCTATAAAAATTATGTGGTCGCTGGAAAAACATCAGGGAACGAACGGATGATGCCTGACCCCGATGAGGAATGGTCAACCAAGAAGGGCGAAAAGACCCTTCACCCAACGCAAAAAAAATTGTCGGTAATTGAGACTCTGGTTACCGCATTGAGCAAAGAAGGCGACACCATTCTTGATCCCTTTGCCGGCACCGGGACGCTTGGGGTCGCAGCCAAAAATTTGGGCAGAAAATTCGAGATGGTCGAGTACGGCTTCCGAAACCACATTGCGGCATGGGACAGGATTCTAGGGGAAGAGTGA
- a CDS encoding helix-turn-helix transcriptional regulator has translation MAEDDDVDLTPVKTPEQLLKEEVGLYLKIVRENRHKPLRWVAQKLGCSSSFISQIEKGDASIPLDRVLDFSLAYDLPVPEFVRIVLVTMHNDTYRALMSILENDPEMANAANSCHTIANPKERAKRRKALNPGLSSKSLQRMREFILENQKPTYGKPVAGDS, from the coding sequence ATGGCCGAAGATGACGACGTTGACCTCACCCCTGTGAAGACCCCGGAACAATTGTTGAAAGAAGAAGTCGGGCTTTATCTGAAGATTGTCCGGGAGAATCGGCACAAGCCCCTCAGATGGGTCGCCCAGAAATTGGGGTGCTCCAGCTCGTTCATATCCCAGATCGAAAAGGGGGACGCTTCGATTCCACTGGATCGGGTACTCGACTTCTCCCTTGCCTATGACCTTCCTGTTCCGGAGTTCGTTCGAATCGTTCTCGTCACCATGCACAACGACACGTATAGAGCGCTGATGAGCATACTGGAGAATGACCCGGAAATGGCTAATGCCGCCAACAGTTGCCACACGATTGCAAATCCCAAAGAACGAGCCAAGCGGCGCAAAGCTCTCAACCCTGGGCTGAGTTCAAAATCGCTTCAACGAATGCGGGAATTCATCTTGGAAAACCAAAAGCCGACGTATGGAAAGCCGGTGGCAGGTGATTCGTGA
- a CDS encoding integrase domain-containing protein: MKSISLVLGANRATLSGPRSKQHRIRQNAKAFAGRLREAGFGVRKWTNISNKHFAAVAAKMKEQGVGDGRIAEIFSAARHLCETYGNTRISPTNDVFGVKRGTIANANSKAVAPEFVLGAIAKLEAESSYEHGPRCAAQIRLQYELGLRREESAKVDLINDWDKEARTLHIQYGSKGGRPRTLHNLSDRQQDALERALPYVSQSDRPGIHNLMPSGMGDKWQEKLSYAARLCGFTKKESGWTLHSNRHERFHRMYVEHTGFQPPNQHESVEAFQKTARDTAGDEWPRLDAEARDDIEVTAGHSPGRRDVSDAYLGSSR, translated from the coding sequence ATGAAATCCATCAGTCTGGTACTGGGCGCGAACAGGGCAACCCTGTCCGGCCCGCGCTCGAAACAGCACAGAATCCGGCAGAATGCCAAAGCCTTCGCAGGCCGGTTGCGTGAAGCCGGGTTTGGAGTCCGCAAATGGACCAACATTTCCAACAAGCATTTTGCGGCCGTGGCCGCCAAGATGAAAGAACAGGGCGTGGGTGACGGGCGCATAGCTGAAATTTTTTCGGCAGCCCGTCACCTGTGCGAAACTTACGGCAACACCCGCATCAGCCCGACCAACGACGTGTTCGGCGTGAAACGCGGGACCATTGCCAACGCCAACAGCAAGGCGGTTGCCCCTGAATTTGTCTTGGGGGCAATCGCCAAACTGGAAGCTGAATCCTCATATGAGCACGGTCCCCGGTGTGCCGCTCAGATCCGACTTCAGTACGAACTGGGGCTCCGACGAGAAGAATCGGCGAAAGTCGATCTGATCAACGATTGGGACAAGGAAGCCCGCACTCTTCACATCCAGTATGGCTCGAAGGGTGGGCGCCCTAGGACGCTGCACAATCTCTCCGATCGGCAGCAGGATGCTCTTGAGAGAGCTCTGCCATACGTCAGTCAATCCGACAGGCCGGGGATTCATAATCTCATGCCGAGCGGGATGGGCGACAAATGGCAGGAAAAGCTGTCCTACGCGGCTAGGCTTTGCGGCTTCACCAAGAAGGAAAGCGGGTGGACGCTGCACAGCAACCGTCATGAGCGGTTTCATCGCATGTACGTCGAGCACACGGGTTTCCAGCCGCCCAACCAGCACGAATCCGTGGAAGCCTTCCAAAAGACCGCGCGGGACACGGCTGGGGACGAATGGCCCCGGCTCGACGCCGAAGCCCGTGACGACATCGAAGTCACTGCAGGCCATTCCCCTGGCCGCCGTGACGTATCCGATGCCTACCTTGGCAGTTCCCGTTAG
- a CDS encoding helix-turn-helix domain-containing protein, whose translation MSNALKVKDVARILNCSESLVRTPAMLAALGAFRIGKRGIRFHHELLKAYIARGQLGHAEKAPISDEGGSRSDLTDRHGIW comes from the coding sequence ATGTCGAACGCATTGAAGGTCAAGGATGTCGCCCGAATTCTGAATTGTTCGGAAAGCCTGGTCAGGACTCCGGCCATGCTTGCCGCGCTGGGGGCTTTTCGGATCGGTAAACGGGGCATCCGATTTCACCATGAGCTGCTCAAGGCGTACATCGCCAGGGGACAGCTCGGCCATGCAGAAAAGGCGCCAATCTCGGACGAAGGCGGAAGCCGGTCCGATTTGACGGATCGTCATGGCATTTGGTAA
- a CDS encoding tyrosine-type recombinase/integrase codes for MPYKEGKRWRGVVRFTPTHGPIIRRTKFFETKRQAGDWEGETVKALKVADQRNPAKADVIGRALTVTEWANRYLDHVEATMCRKTYNEKRLAFQRLGAFLRDDRSLVGRISLHVALEHLAMVSRTVTGNSANKDRKNLAAAWVWGIKYLNLDRDNPFQHVDRFPEDRHPRYVPPLDDFRKVVHLAGPRRRQLLLLAFHTAPRRSELWKLKWSEVDFGSGLVGYWTRKRRSGNAEFDELPMSAGLRAKLAEWKLVSGAEDLVFGNRFNGLLDPNNRWLKRLCAEAGVKPFGFHGIRHLAARVAIDNGATIMEVKHLLRHKSIATTQRYILRTKKTTGAVDALDAALVDAVGGRVRKNDTCG; via the coding sequence ATGCCCTACAAGGAAGGAAAACGGTGGAGGGGTGTGGTGCGTTTCACCCCGACACATGGTCCGATCATCAGGCGCACGAAGTTCTTTGAAACCAAGAGACAGGCAGGGGATTGGGAAGGCGAAACCGTCAAGGCATTGAAGGTGGCCGACCAGAGAAACCCTGCCAAGGCCGATGTGATTGGCCGGGCTCTGACCGTGACGGAATGGGCGAATCGTTACCTCGATCACGTCGAGGCCACGATGTGCCGGAAGACCTACAACGAAAAACGGTTGGCTTTCCAGCGGCTGGGGGCTTTCCTCAGGGACGACCGGTCGCTGGTTGGGCGAATCAGTCTTCACGTGGCTCTGGAGCATCTGGCCATGGTCTCCAGGACGGTAACCGGGAATTCGGCGAACAAGGATCGCAAGAATCTCGCCGCTGCCTGGGTGTGGGGAATCAAGTACCTCAATCTGGACAGGGACAATCCCTTCCAGCATGTGGACAGGTTCCCCGAGGATCGCCACCCGCGCTACGTCCCGCCGCTGGACGATTTCCGCAAGGTGGTGCACCTGGCGGGACCTCGTCGTAGGCAACTGCTGTTGCTGGCCTTCCATACCGCGCCGCGCAGGAGCGAGCTTTGGAAACTCAAGTGGAGCGAGGTCGACTTCGGATCAGGGCTTGTCGGCTACTGGACAAGGAAGCGGCGAAGCGGAAACGCGGAATTCGATGAGCTCCCCATGTCCGCAGGGCTTCGAGCCAAGCTGGCCGAATGGAAGCTGGTGTCCGGCGCCGAGGATCTGGTCTTCGGCAATCGGTTCAACGGTCTTCTGGACCCGAACAATCGGTGGCTGAAGCGGTTGTGCGCCGAAGCCGGGGTGAAGCCGTTCGGCTTTCATGGCATCCGTCACCTGGCGGCCCGAGTGGCTATCGACAACGGTGCGACCATCATGGAAGTGAAGCATCTGCTTCGGCACAAGTCCATCGCCACGACCCAGCGCTACATCCTCCGGACGAAGAAGACCACCGGTGCCGTGGATGCCCTGGATGCAGCATTGGTCGATGCGGTCGGAGGCCGAGTCCGGAAAAATGACACTTGCGGGTGA